Genomic DNA from Paenibacillus sp. MBLB1832:
TAAACCATTTCGCAAGCTAAGTTGCACGACGTACAACCTTTCTGTTGTACAAAGTGCAACTTCGAGGGCGTAAAAACACCTACGCTAGCTCACCATTACAGATTCACGCAACATCCTAACTAACTCCTCCCGACCGACAACCCGCGCAAATACGTCTGCAGCAGCCGACGCAAGCTCTCGTCCCGATCGAGCTCCATGCGGAAGCCGTTCTGCCGCTCGAGCGAGGCGAAGCCGTGCACCATGCTTCGGAACCCGCGCACCACGTGCAGCGCATCCTCTTCGCTGAGTCCGTAAGGCGCCAAGAGGCGCAGCAGGAAGCTCACGATCGAAGCGCCCGCCTCCTGCAGTTCAGCATCCTCGTAATCGGGTAGCGCCGTAATCGCCTCGTAAAGCCCAGGCTGTTTACGAGCAAAAGCCACATAAGCCATGCCCGCCGCCAGCAGCGCCTCGTCCTCGGCTTTGCCAAGCACCGCCTCGATCATGGCTTCCTTCGCGAGAATCAGCCCTCGTTTTGACAGCTGCTTCCTCAGATTAGGTAAACCCTTGATGTGATTGTAAAGGGAGGGGGTTTTGATATTTAGTTTGGCGGCCAGCGCAGCCAGCGAAAGCTGCTCAATCCCTTGCTGATCGGCGATTTCAATTGCCGCTTGCACGACCGCTTCTTCGTCTAAACCTTGTCTGCTAGCCATGGTGAAAGCCCTCTTTTCTAAATGGTCGCGGTTGCGCCATGAAATTTCGCCGTTGCTTCTTCAATCGCAGCGTCCATAATTGCCGCAGGATGCTCAATCATTCGCCCGTGGCCAACGGCAAGCAGGCTGGGCTCTAGCTGTTTCATTTTGCGCGCGCTCGCCAGGGATGCTTCTTTGCTCCATGTCGCCATGGCTGGGAATGGGAACCCCCATTTAACCACGCCCGACACCGCTGCACCTCCGCGCACTTGAAGCGCATCGCCCGCGATCAGCGCGCCGCTCCGCACATCCAAGAAAGACATCGAACCCGGCGTATGCCCAGGGGTGGCGATAGCCTGCAACGAGCCGACGCGATCACCCTCTTCGAGAAGGACATCCGGCTTTGTTTGGACGCCTTTCGGTATGCCGCCTTTGATCGGCGTTTGGGCCTCTCCGGCCTCCAACTCCACATTGCCCGCCAGCAGCTTCGCATCTCTCCGAGAGATGTAGACCCCCGCTTGTGGCAGCACCTTTTTCAAACCGTCCAAAGCTCCGACATGATCGCCATGCGCATGGGTTAGCACAATCCGCGTGATGGGCTTCCCGATCCCCTCTGCTGCCTGTAGAATGCCCTTCACACTAAATGGCAATGCTGCATCAATCAACGTTAATTCCGACTCCTCCTCCACCAAGTAACAATTCACAGGGAAAAATCTCGGCATAAAAGCTACCTGATACAAAAATCCGTTTCGCGTTATTTTCATTGTCCAACGCCTCCGATTAACTATTTATATTAGTATAATAACTAATAACATTAGTTTTGTAAATAGGCATTGCAATACATCGTTGTGGTAAAATAGAATCTGATCACCCATTCCCACTATGTGAGGTTTATTTATGAATGCTGAGACATTAGCTCTTTTTAAAACGTTAACTGAACTGCAAGCGGCTCCTGGCTTTGAGCGAGAAATCCGTGCCTTCGTCCGAGGCGAGCTGGCCAAATTTACCGATGAATTCGTGCAGGATGGGCTCGGCAGCCTTTTCGGGGTTGTGCGCGGCGATGAAGCAGGTCCGCGCATCATGGTTGCCGGCCACTTCGATGAGGTCGGCTTTATGGTGACGGGCATCACCGAGCACGGCACGGTGAAGTTCCAGCCGCTCGGCGGCTGGTTCAGTCAAGTTCTGCCCGCGCAGCGCGTGCAGATTATGACGGCGAACGGGCCGATCATCGGTGTGATCGGCTCGGTGCCGGTGCACTTGCTGGACGAGGCTGCGCGCAGCAAGCCCGCAGACATCAAGACGATGTACATTGACATCGGCGCTGAAGATAAGGCCGATGCACTCGCCATCGGCGTCAAGGTCGGGCAGCAGGTCGTGCCGGTCTGCCCGTTCACACCCATGGCCAATCCGAAGCGGATTATGGCCAAGGCTTGGGACAATCGCTACGGCGTC
This window encodes:
- a CDS encoding TetR/AcrR family transcriptional regulator, with translation MASRQGLDEEAVVQAAIEIADQQGIEQLSLAALAAKLNIKTPSLYNHIKGLPNLRKQLSKRGLILAKEAMIEAVLGKAEDEALLAAGMAYVAFARKQPGLYEAITALPDYEDAELQEAGASIVSFLLRLLAPYGLSEEDALHVVRGFRSMVHGFASLERQNGFRMELDRDESLRRLLQTYLRGLSVGRS
- a CDS encoding MBL fold metallo-hydrolase codes for the protein MKITRNGFLYQVAFMPRFFPVNCYLVEEESELTLIDAALPFSVKGILQAAEGIGKPITRIVLTHAHGDHVGALDGLKKVLPQAGVYISRRDAKLLAGNVELEAGEAQTPIKGGIPKGVQTKPDVLLEEGDRVGSLQAIATPGHTPGSMSFLDVRSGALIAGDALQVRGGAAVSGVVKWGFPFPAMATWSKEASLASARKMKQLEPSLLAVGHGRMIEHPAAIMDAAIEEATAKFHGATATI
- a CDS encoding M42 family metallopeptidase — protein: MNAETLALFKTLTELQAAPGFEREIRAFVRGELAKFTDEFVQDGLGSLFGVVRGDEAGPRIMVAGHFDEVGFMVTGITEHGTVKFQPLGGWFSQVLPAQRVQIMTANGPIIGVIGSVPVHLLDEAARSKPADIKTMYIDIGAEDKADALAIGVKVGQQVVPVCPFTPMANPKRIMAKAWDNRYGVGLAIELLKELHGGPKLPNILYAGATVQEEVGLRGARTAANLIQPDLFYALDASAAADMTGDRQAWGQLGRGALLRILDPTMITHRGMVEFILDTAETHKIPYQYFISQGGTDAGQVHVQGSGIPSAVIGVCARYIHTSTSILHVDDYAAAKELLIKLVQASDRTTLNTIHANA